Proteins from one Enoplosus armatus isolate fEnoArm2 chromosome 4, fEnoArm2.hap1, whole genome shotgun sequence genomic window:
- the ciz1b gene encoding cdkn1a interacting zinc finger protein 1b yields MVKQQRRADRCFVAAAGNSVTRVRFPVGPVQRRRPLTRQVSGRKWVGSGTGSSDSWPCCSSTTTEEEETRRARLDGTEEAAALTNRGKVPGSCGQPGSESCSLGDGVSSRLPPPDQQGSAEHSEDSRAAELQSVASLKVTIQQSSESREFGQTDRTADRQTGGLHCHVCNITCRSLQVFQEHMTGSEHLMKLKEITQSICLNTHTLQDRGRRPDIQRWCDTCQTHFSGDVIIHRRTKQHKMCKQLCRPFCPVCKCHFRTPRKFVEHMKSAEHKQQVLLEEAQEEELITVDAVGCFEEEEEEVEVADDEEEEDGGKTEKVSEAVDNQETHREDYDPHTTYGSRFVVPVSGFVCRLCNKFFYRETTARHTHCRTHTHYLHLQRHEDRSALTSPAPTMHLCTQAMD; encoded by the exons ATGGTCAAACAGCAGCGGAGAGCAGACAG GTGTTTTGTAGCTGCTGCAGGGAACAGTGTGACACGGGTTCGATTCCCAGTCGGCCCTGTACAGAGGAGACGGCCTCTGACTCGCCAG gtTTCAGGCAGGAAGTGGGTGGGTTCAGGGACCGGAAGCTCTGACAGCTGGCCGTGCTGCAGTtcaaccaccacagaagaagaggagacaaggagggcAAGATTGGACGG AACTGAGGAGGCTGCAGCTCTGACCAATAGAGGGAAAGTTCCAGGGTCATGTGGTCAACCAGGAAGTGAGAGCTGCTCCTTAggag atgGTGTTTCGTCCAGACTTCCTCCTCCAGACCAGCAGGGGTCAGCAGAGCACAGTGaggacagcagagcagctgag ctccaGAGTGTGGCGTCACTGAAGGTCACCATCCAGCAGagcagtgagagcagagagtttggacagacagacaggacagctgacagacagacaggtggactcCACTGTCACGTCTGTAACATCACCTGTCGCTCTCTGCAG gTGTTTCAGGAACACATGACAGGATCAGAACACCTGATGAAACTGAAGGAGATCACACAGTCCATCTGcctcaatacacacacactgcaggacag GGGGCGTCGGCCTGATATACAGCGCTGGTGTGACACCTGTCAGACTCACTTCAGTGGTGATGTCATCATCCATCGACGGACCAAACAACACAAG atGTGTAAGCAGCTGTGTCGTCCCTTCTGTCCGGTGTGTAAATGTCACTTCAGGACTCCCAGGAAGTTTGTGGAGCACATGAAGTCTGCAGAGCACAAGCAGCAG gtgctcctggaggaggctcaggaggaggagctgatcaCTGTGGATGCTGTCGGCTGcttcgaggaggaggaggaagaagtagaagtagctgatgatgaagaagaagaagatggaggaaagaCGGAGAAAGTGTCAGAG gcAGTTGACaatcaggaaacacacagggagGACTATGACCCCCACACCACATATG gaagTCGTTTTGTGGTTCCTGTTTCTGGTTTCGTGTGTCGACTCTGTAACAAGTTCTTCTACAGAGAGACGACAGcacgacacacacactgcaggacacacacacactacctccacctgcag
- the kazald3 gene encoding kazal-type serine peptidase inhibitor domain 3 — protein MPGMRGLVLLGLCLNLHTCRGFPNQLPDLSNEPPGQFSLTDPLLDYDRLDEELGGGGGRSGNGTGGAEGCGPCEPDLCPENRGCRAGLVLDSCGCCKECGNLEGQACDPGDRSVFYGLCGTGLRCQPDPRPAGAGGEEDEDEEEEVCVCKEQEAVCGSDGVTYTTMCQFRETAFSKPGLKTRGRGPCKTVPIIKVPPHSQVNGTGSSLVFLCEVFAFPMALVEWRKEGRDVILPGDDPHISVQSRGGPLKFELSSWLQIEGAGPEDSGTYRCIARNNMGSVSASAVLGILGAEELSSYLANSVSEMKQLMDATDYNQDFY, from the exons ATGCCGGGCATGAGAGGACTAGTTCTCCTGGGTCTCTGTCTGAACCTCCACACATGCCGGGGCTTCCCCAACCAGCTGCCCGACCTCAGCAACGAGCCGCCCGGCCAGTTCTCTCTCACTGACCCGCTGCTGGACTACGACCGGCTGGATGAGGAGCTGGGAGGCGGCGGGGGTCGGAGCGGGAACGGGACCGGCGGGGCGGAGGGCTGCGGGCCGTGTGAACCGGACCTGTGCCCGGAGAACCGGGGCTGCCGGGCCGGCCTGGTGCTGGactcctgcggctgctgtaaGGAGTGCGGAAACCTGGAGGGCCAAGCCTGCGACCCGGGGGACCGCAGCGTCTTCTACGGGCTCTGCGGGACAGGGCTGCGGTGTCAGCCGGACCCACGGCCcgcaggagcaggaggagaggaggatgaagatgaagaggaggaggtgtgtgtgtgtaaggagcAGGAGGCGGTGTGTGGCAGTGATGGAGTGACATACACGACCATGTGTCAGTTCAGAGAGACCGCTTTCTCCAAACCAGGACTCAAGACCAGAGGGAGGGGGCCCTGCAAGACAG TTCCCATCATTAAGGTCCCTCCTCACAGTCAGGTGAACGGGACCGGCAGCAGTCTGGTTTTCCTCTGTGAGGTCTTTGCGTTCCCGATGGCTCTGGTCgagtggaggaaggagggacGAGACGTCATCCTGCCCGGAGACGACCCCCACATCTCAGTCCAG tcTCGGGGCGGTCCTCTGAAATTCGAGCTCTCCAGTTGGCTGCAGATTGAGGGGGCGGGGCCAGAGGACTCAGGAACCTATCGCTGCATTGCTCGTAACAACATGGGATCCGTGTCGGCCTCTGCTGTGCTGGGAATACTGGGAGCAG aGGAGCTGTCGTCCTACCTGGCCAATAGTGTGTCAGAGATGAAGCAGCTGATGGACGCCACAGACTACAACCAGGACTTCTACTGA